The Vitis vinifera cultivar Pinot Noir 40024 chromosome 8, ASM3070453v1 genome segment ATTTATCTTTTGAAGGTAGGATAACCCTCATTCAATCTTGTCTCACCCATATGCCATGTTACTTTCTctccttgtttaagattcccgcctcagtggcagcaaaaattgagagaatgcaaagagaatttttatggtcaggcgtaggggaaggcaaaagagaccATTTGGTTAATTGGGACATTGTGTGCAAGCCGAAGTCGagagggggtttgggttttggaaagatttctATGAGGAAtgtcgctcttttagggaagtggttgtggagatatCCTAGGGAGGGTTCAGCTCTGTGGCATCAGGTTATCTTAAGCATTTATAgatcacactccaatggttgggatgtcAACAATATTGTTAGATGGtctcatcgttgtccttggaaggccattgcactaGTCTTccaagagttttccaagtttactcggtttgtggtagggggcggggatagaattcggttctgggatgaCTTGTGGTGGGGAGATCAACCTTTGGGAATCCAATATCCAAGATTACTTAGcgtagtcacggataaaaatgcTCCTATTTCATCAATTCTTGAATATTCccgtcctttctcttggaatttcaattttcgCCGAAATCTTactgattctgagatagaagatttagaaagccTTATGCGGTCTCTTGATCGTCTACACATATCTCCTTCGGTTCCAGATAAGAGATCTTGGTCCTTATCTCCTTCAGGTCTTTTCAcaatcaaatctttctttctggcCTTATCCCAATATTCCGAGTCGCCTCTAGTGTTCCCTACTAAGTTTgtctggaattctcaagtccctttcaaagtcaagtcttttgtctggttggtggcgcacaagaaggttaatactaattacttgctacaattgagaagaccccacaaagcacttagtcccgacatatgtaagttgtgcatgaagcatggagaaacagtagatcacattttcctccattgctctttgaccaaggggttgtggcacagattatttcagttagcaaagatgaattgggtttccccaaggagcatctctgacatgttttttactaattttaatggtttcggatcttctaagagaggggttgttttatggcaagacgcgtgcatcgcgttaatgtgggtggtgtggcgggaaagaaatgtaaggattttttaggataaagcaaggaattcaaggtatctttgggattctattcgtTTTTTGGCTTCTCtatgggctttttgttctaaggtttttaaggggatacctcttaacgtgttacaacttgattggttagcggtgtgtaaatAGACCGTTTGCTTATTCTCTCGTtgtatttcttatatttgattacttgtagtcttgtttttctttggtgggaggatttctcatccttctaattgtaccttctttttatcaatatattccgttgtcgtttcctatcaaaaaaaaaaaaatgaattaccTTTGAGGTTTACATCAATGTACATTTCAAATTAACTCAGTTGATCTCACACTTTAGTTCAATCAACTACTACAACTAAGTCAATATACTAGCTTTTATGCAGCAAAATGTTAATCAAAAGTCTTATTAgtctaaattaaatttattgaattaattaatatcCCTGCACACCAAAGGTCTTGGGATTCAAGGAGTGACAAAATCATTCACCAAAATACATAAATCATTCATTTGTGGAGTTTTCATGCCACTGCCTGtatgaatacaaaaaaaaaaaaaggaagaaagaaaagaagaagcaCAGGcctaatttgaatttgaaaggtATAAATGCAGTTCCTCAATTAGCTTATTTTGCAATCAACAAGGTATAATTGCAACTTATGAGCAGAAAAGATATAATCGCAAGGATATAATTGAACTTGATTCATATAAAAATCACCTAGATCTATGATCACAAATAAACTGGCCCCGTAAGCATCCAAAATAATATAACTAAGAGTTTGTTTATTTGTAAGATATCAACCAAACATGGTCACAAGCAAAAGCTTCAAGTAAAGAGTAAGTGTTATGTCAACATACCATCCATGTTGTAGGTCATCATTAGCAATATGGAAATCAAAGTACACATATGTCCCCTGTTCAAATTCATCAGTGGCAACTTTTGGCTCCTCATGCCTCTGAAACCATGTGTTATATTTCCTGTGGTATCTCCACGATTGCTTCTTTAGTTCTTTTGCAGCCAAATATTGCTGATAAGTATTCTACAGAAAGTAATGCGCTTGAGAATATGCTCAAGATAACCACATAATGGTAAACACTATGAAGGATTGTTACAGAAAGCTAACAATACCTGCTGATAGTAAAATGCAAAGAACAGGGTGTCAGTGCCAAAAGTATCAAGACCCAGCCGTTCCCAGAAGGCAGGATTATTGACAATGGGTGCCTGTACTTGAGGATAGCTTGGAGGGGTCACAGCAGGGTGCCTCTGTAGAAGAAACAggaaaaacatatatttatacCGTATAAATGGCTATAGAAAACTTTGCAATACCACATAAATCAAGATACTGTCATACTGGAGTATAGTTCCTTGCACGTTCCGAGTCTTTAGGTTGAGGAAGCTTGTAAAAAGCAGCCTCAAGCATCTGTAGATTGTAAAGCTGATCATGCATCCCCCCAGAATTCACAGCTGATCCACTGAGGGTATCACCTATTGCACCAAGGTCAGATATGCTTCTTCGACCAATAACACCAAGGCTGCCAGAAGGTTGGTTAGATTGTACAGGTTGCCCAGGAGAGAGATCAGTATCTCTTGGCACTTGGGAAGGCTCTGTCAAAGAGCCAGATACTCCTGCCTGcaatacaaaaatttataaatcaagATTATgtcaaaggaaaaatatttttttttataaaatttaaaacatcaaCTCCAGTCATATAACAACAATCCTGTTTTTAGCAAACCATAACTTGCCCAAACAAGATAGTATATAAgtcaaaaaccataaaaatcTAACATACAGATGTGTCCATTGCATATGGAGCTTTCAAATCATCCTCATTCATGAGATTCTTTCCAAGAGAACTAGGAGCAGATTCCATTGTCGAGTCATCAGATACATTTTGTTGTTGCTGCTGGTCCTCAGCTTTGACATGGCCAACATCTACATGATATGCAAATAACATTTCATCTATTCTGGTTTTGTAATATAGAGATAATCAAAATAGAGCCTTCTGCAATTACCTCATTTCTTTTACCATTATTAATAAATACCCTGCATTTTCTAGCATCTTTAATATTCCTTTCagtttgtttaatttatttcaagtTCAGTCTTATGCTACTTAACTGAACATGGAAAAAATTTGATCACAAACATTGGGTTAAAATAGAGTTCTAGGCCAATTTTCATAAAAGATTCAAATCAACTGTCTCAACCCCACTTGCAAACAAGGTTGAAAGTGACATTTGTTCTGGACTTATAAGAAAGATCACTACGGCATGGAAAAATTGCAACCAAAAACTAAGATTTTTATGGAATGGAGGAGTGAAGTGCAGTTTCAACTTCCAACCCTCAAAGTGTGCCTTGTGGGAGTAATAGTCACACTGTCCTAGCACTAAAACTATACCCCCAAAATTAGAACAAACAGGCATGACTAATTTGAGGTTACCAGCATCTTTTGGACCAGTAGATAACAAAGCTTGCTGATTAGACTGTTGGTGGATGGAACCTGGCTGTTGCTGTATGGCGGCAGATGTAACAGTGTTGAGACCAGGTGCCTGGACTCCAACTCCCAGACCAACTTGAGGTGAGACAGATGAGCTTTGAGAATTAAACTGCACACGGAATCAAATGTTATGCAAGGAATATTGATGATtctttgctttattttattttgataggaaATATGGAACAAGGAACAAGGAAGAATGTACATTGTTGCTTAAGAGATGTTATAAAAAGACAATAAGAAACAGATGGAATCATTAAAGGGAAAATACATATGAAGAAAAAAGGTCCCTGGAGAGACAAAATGGAGACCATCACCTTATACAAAATCAGagcatgataaaaaaaacataacttcTTCCATTTTAAGctgaatgaatttaaattcagcatcaaatttttaaaaattctgaTCAGGGCGTCCTGTAATTTTATGGATTCACCCACTGAATGACTAAATGGCATTCAAGCGATTTTGGGTTGTTAGAAACAGCTCGTTAAAACTTGAATCCCGTAGCAGACAGGAATTGGACAGCACTTGTCCACAACATAGTGAAAATGGGAGCAGGTAAGGTAAGGAATGCTGTTGATGCAGATACAGGGTGGCAATTCTACAAGGAGATGGGTGATAATGGAAAATGTCAGTGGCACAGTGAGGGTGGTTTAGGTGGCTGCTGATCCATAGAGGCAGTGCAGCTTGATTTGACTGTGGCATCTGGTGGTGGTTGTGATAAGAAAAGGTTGTGGGTTGATGATTAGCTTTTATTAAATAGTTAAATAGTGACAGTATTGATCAGTTCCcattcaaatttccaattagATGACTAACGAAATAAAGAATTACTCTTTTTCTAGATGAAAAGGACAGCTTTTAGATAAgcatattaataaaatttgttggACTATTAATCtcctaaaaatataataataggaagcatacaaaaaaatttatctcaATATATAGAACTAAATTTAACATGAACATTTTTTATGACGCCAAGTTCTTTCTGCGCCTTGTCATCTACAATCATGCCACAAAACCTTTTAGAAAGCATACGGCTAGCGTTGTTCACAAATATGTTTTTCATAAGAAACCAACTTGGAAGCATaagcaaaataaacaaataaatagataattcaAAACagtctcataaaaaaaataaaaattggataatTCAAAACAAGAAATAGCACCTGCTGCAAGAGTGGGTTTTGCTGTTGTGCAGAGAACTGCTTATGATTTCCTCCAGAAAGAGGGGGCATACCAAGAATGGTACTCTGAGTTTGTTGCTGCACTTGCTGGAGACGCTGCAAAAATTTCTCCTTCTGATCAAGTGTAATTTCAGTTCTTCCCCGAAACTGTCCCTGAAAATGCAAAATAGATGAGTTCCAACAGAACAATACTTAACATTTTACTACAATGAAAGTAATTAAAccttgaaatataaaaatgaagccAAGCAAAGAGAATTTGAAGGATCATTCGGAATGCTGCAATGCTGCATTCATACTGAATGAAGAAGAGATTAGAGATGAGATGAGGAAACCACACAATTTAACATTATTGATGAGTTCTTAACCTTTGGCAATCATTAAATTACATTGATCAATATTTGGAAAAGTCGCTAGCTGGTGCAGATCCCATTTTGGGGGTTCTAAAGGGCGGGCTGGTACTCCTAATTTAAAACATTTCTGCTTGATATGGCAACATACAAACCTGAAGCATCATTTTCAGACAAGACAATCTGACTGGATACCATTTCACCAAAAAATAGTCTCTATCCATATTTGATGCAAATATTCCTTCTAATGAGCTTTTCAATCATTTGACAGGGCAGATAACAATTTTGGTACGATCAAATTCTTTATGAACTTCCATAGACAACCAAATAGTATGCTCATATTTTtccattcttttaatattttgtatgcATAGGATAATTCTCCCAATCAATGATATGCATGTTGGGGGCATGTTGAAAAGTGTCAGCAATATTGGCATCCTTCAGTAGACAAATGGGTTCGCCTTATTTGCCTCTCAAATGTTTAGAACTATGTAAATGTGATTCTATCCTCCTCCCTACcaggacttgaacctggaacctctcATCTAAGCAGTTCAATCCATTGCCACCTTAACCATTGTAAAAGACACCATGAAATTGTTCCGCTCTTCATCATCTGATAGATTATGGCCGATGAGCAATGATATGAATTAGGATAAGAATTACACCATTATATTATAAGCAATGTTTCTAGCGGACGGTTTTCTTCCAATTCAGTTTTTAGGTAGCTAGCCTCTTGCTCCAAACTGTTGTCATCAGATATGGGTGGGTGAATAGACTTTCAACATATTTATTCATCAATTCTTTTACTTATATTTGCAACTAAAGTgatcattttataaatttccAACCATTTTTACATTGTACCCATTGCAATCTAAATTCTTTTCAACTGAAACTACACaccagaagaaaaaaattaaagtggaTAATAAAAGAACTCTATATCATAATGACCCAGATAATTTGCATTTTGGTATAAGATATCCAAAAAGGGGCACATATGTTTCAAAGTTTCTAAAAGTAGCAAATAATTCACATTTGCTTTAAAAGCATAAAGCAAATACCACATAAAAACGAGCTAAAGTGGAAAGTAGAACTAAGAGGCATACCGATTCATTTTGATTCTGAAAGGAACTTCCTGGCCTCCATTGCATGCCAGGAACTACAGAAGGAGAGAAGACTCTGCCAGCTATGACTGCAGCCTCTCCAACACTACTAGAATCAGCCAAGCCAGTTCCATCATTAGTCTTGGCAGTTTGTGGCAAGATCATTCTATTACTCAGTGGGGAAACCAAAGGCTGCACCATACCACCACCCCCAAGTCTCTCATCAGCACCTAAAGTACTTCTCTTTGACATGTCATTGGCTGAAGGAACTGCACCAAGGCCTCCATTGCTTGGAATTGTAATGCCAGAACTAAGTGGGACACTTGTTGATGGTTGGCTGGATGGAACACCTCTACCAATGCCCCTCACTAGTCCAGTTTCAACAAGAGCAGGTGAAGATCTCCTGCCTGGGAAGCTTGCAATCTCTTCTTCCTTTGCAGAACTAGACACATTAACAGGAGATGAAATAGCAGTACCAGCATTTTCCAGGACACCTCGAACAGAAGTAGAACTGGGAAGAATTGTCGGAGCAGGTGATGCAGACAAATTATGAGCTGAAACATTCAAAGGTATAGGAGTTGCATGGCTCCCCGTCGGTGTTGATGAAGCAGAAGAACCAATTACACTATTTTTGGCAGGTGGAGTTCTTGGACCAATCTCAGAATTGCTGTCCTGTGAAGCTGTCTCCTCGGATTGTTCCTGGATGGAAGTACTCTGTTGAAGAGGAGATGTGACTGTGGCCTGGAAATCAGGGGCGTTTATAAGTAATGAGGTAAAATAACGTATAACTTAAGACATAGAAAAACGTTTTAACTCTTCTTTGGATCCACATGAGAACTGATTCCAGTCTATGAAGCAGATAAAGAAAACATCAAATATGTTGACGATTGAATGTTGAGTCGTTgacaaacaaattttcaaagagAAACTTCGGTGCAAGCACACAGACATGGTTGGAATCTCTGCCACAATATACTGAACAGCAAATAGTATGCAATATAACATAATTATGGATGCGAGTTTACCATGGCAACAAATAGCAACCACCAAATGATGCATTATATTTTACCATGTCTACAATGGACATATCACAAAATAGGTCTTCAACAAAGCtgtcaaataaattataaaagaaatagaCTACAACCACATCTTTAGTTTCTCTGaacatttttaaaatccaaTGCATTTTTCGTGAATGCCAGGCACAAAACTAAATATTCTTGACATAACAGTGAAAGAATGTACCGGTATTTGGGTTGGTGTCAAAGAATTCTTCAAGCTTAGAGCTGGTGCACCCTACAaagcataaaattttaatttgaatcaACTGATATAGAGTTATCCTATGCTTTTATTCATGGCACTATGAAGAATGAACCTCAAATTCCAAGGCAAACTGCTTCTTTCAAGGTCATAGTTCATGGCATCAAGTCATAAAATACTATAGCCAAAACATGAATCCAAGATAAAAGTCATATATATCCTTCGAACAACAGATAGTGACCCATGAGTAATCAACGAATGGTGAAATTTCATGCTAATATGCAAGACCATTGCTCAGATTTAAATCAATGCCAAAATGTAAGTCAGAGGCATGGGCATTTGGTAAATTGATCCTGCGAGTCTCTAAATAAATGTCTCTAAACAGGGTAATTGACCTATTGAAGAATcaatacaacaaaaatatggtGATACATTCAGTGTTTCAAATTGAAGGTCCAATGCTAATAATCCACACAACTAATTAGCAAACTTGAACAACAGCActgaaaggaagaaagaagatgGGGTTTTTTTCCCCTCTCAGTATTAAGTCATGTCTTTGCTTCAGTATTTTTCAAACAGAATTGTTCCTCTTTGACGAGAACATTATCTTCAGCATTGTTATCAAAACATCTAGGTGATCCCAAGTGATGACACTATCAAGCATGTAAGGTAACCCATCaataaattataatcatataaaaataaatcaatctaTAAGATGAAAGGTTCTTAAGCACTAAGACCAGAGTTATCTTAGTAACATATATAAAATGGCATTGAAACAAAGGACACCCTTAACAAGATAATAAGACTTAATCAGTAATGCAAAAGGCTACGAAGATGATCAGCTCCTTACTACTGGCTGTTGTTAGCTCTCTCATAAGTCATAATCTTTGGCAGTTAGTTCAGCAAAGCTTCACATATGGGTTCCACAACCAAATATGCCCTTCAAGTTTTATTGTTGCTCCCCCCCCTCCTTCAACATTTTGTGGGTGACTAACTGGTGCAATGGTCATAGTCTAGAGCTAACCAGCACAAATGCAAAGGTTTAAGTTTTGAAGATCGCCACCGCATGAGATAATTCCCAAGGAAAGGCCTGAATCCAACTTGACTGTCCCAAGGCCCCCCTTAGCAGAGCAACCACCACATGAATGGCCTTTTTTTCTACTTAATATTCGTGAACAAGCACAACCTCCTAAACTTTGACTAGAACATCTCCTAAAAACCCAAGCGATTAGGAcgtatcaataaataaatatgctTAAGGCCATGTGTATCCCATGCTTCCATCACTGGAAACATAAGCATCAGAAAACACAGGATAAGCCAGAAAGATTCACCTTAACAAGGCCTGGAGCACCAATTGTAACCAGATCTTCAAGTGATTCCACCTTGTCTAATGGCAAAGAGTTGTAAAGGTCATCTACATCACTAAATTCTTCAAAGTCCTCCTGAAAAATTAATTCAAggcaacaaaaatatttatgtcTCATGCAGAAGCAAACATCTAAAGCAACTCTCTCATTATTCTTATTGGTAGCAAGCCATTATCAGACCTTTTGTTATACATACAGAAGGCAATGCATGCATGTACTCTTAATATATGTTGCATCTAAAAGTGGCAGGCTAtgtcaaggaaaataaagaaacaaaattaaagtTCGAGCAACTTAAACCTGATTACGTTCCACATAATCATCCAAGAAGTCTTTTACATCATTGACCTGCTCAGGACTCAATTCATCATTATCCAGTAGCCTCAAAATCAGTTCTAACTTCATTATATGAGCCTTGTGTCTAGCAATAGATGTCTCCAAATGTGTCTGCAGAACAAGTGAAATCCATCAACCACCAACAAAAATATTAGCTATCTTTCCATATAGTGCCTTTTTTTCTGTCCTACCAGTCTAGGTGGTCTTGTCTTTCCTTTTTTAACAGATAGCCCTTCAATTTCAGCTTCAAAGCTATCAATTTGGGATTCCAACTCCCCCACCTGCTCAAGGCAGTACATGTTACTAAaccacatgaaaaaaaatttaactcaaaataaaagaaaacagatTGACACTAATTCAATCACTGTAACATGGAactattatttcaaataaaaaaaatggaaccatTATTTCAAAACACTAACAAATATCACTAAAAATGGTATAGCAAAACAtcacaaagaaaaacaagatagaaatgcaaattcataaaaaacaaaaagaagaaagtacTATCAAGCTGGTAGGCACTTGGGCCATCCACCCATTTGTTCATTTTCATGTTTCTCCAAACCCTACATAGCAAAAAATGTCATTCGGACTTCATTATGCAGTATGCAGAAGCACAAACAACCAATTTTTTATGCAAATAATTTGACAGAATATCATGCACAACTTGCATGCCAAACTGGAAAGAATAAATCTGAAATCATTAAAACATATAGATcaaaaatgtaaaagaagaaaaaagaaataagaaaaaccaGTTCTGTTTTTAGGCAAAGAAAGTATAAAACATGAATTAAGCAAAAGGCTTAGTTACAAACCACAGTGTTCAACCAGTCCCTTGTCTCTGATTTAGCCTTCTCCTTTGggtcctatcaaaaaaagaattACATGATAAACAATCTGATTAAAAggttagattttaaaatttaaaacatgacTAAATTAGAGTACTTTATATTAAACCGGTGCTCAATGATGCAACCAACCAAACCACCACTGAGCTCCCTCTCACCACCCAAAAGAGCGCATATATTTAACAAAGAGGTCCAAGCCTGACCAGAATGGTTGATATGAACtccttcaaaatataataaaaagtaacaccaataaaaaaccaaattaaCCATGCAACTCACAATAAATCTACCAATGTTCTCCAATTTGTTCTTTCCATTTTAGGAAGACAACTAAGCTGGTAAGACGGGATTTGAACCCAGAAGGGTGTTCTAAAAATCGCACTAAAAATCTCACACTATCCAGTCCCTCACTGAGCAAGAACCATAACTATTAAAGACcatgattaaaaaattactatcagaAATTCATGTGCTTGGTTCAACATTGGGCAGAAAGCAAGACAGTGTCTAAAACTTACAGTTTTAGGTTGTTGGCCCAGCCCTTCTTTGGAGAATGCTTTTGTCTTAGTTTCTTTTTCACATATCTTAAATCTTTCCATTTCACGCTCGATAAGCTTCCGAGCATCCAGCAGAGCCTGCTCATAAGAGGCACTAACCTATGTCAACAtatatcaaaaaacaaataactgtCAACTTCAGAATCAAGGAGTATATGTCATAGTTATTATCAACAGAATCCACAAGCTAAAATTATCCAACTATAAAGAAATTGCTAGGAAAAATGAGGCTGAAAAGACAATAATGACACATAAATCACATCTCAAAATTGGCAATATAAATCAGAAGATGTAACTAGACAACAATGCAGAACAGTAGGAAACTCAGATACTCAAATTTCCCCCACACTTTACGATGTTAATTTCAAAATGCAAAGAACTATACATCAGAAACCGTTAAATAGGAGATGGATTCTTCTTTATTAACAGGTAAAAGAACCAGCAACCATAAATGTCAATCTCAATCCATATCATTTCCTTCCCTAGAAACATGGAGAAAATATCCACAAATACAACTAGTCCTTGGATATCcaattccaaaattttgaattctccTTGGACCTAGAATacaattaaaaacatatttagaaCTGATACAGAAGTTTTGGAGGCAACAAGGTGGTGGCGGTTGCAGTTAACAAGTCAGTGAGGGTTGTATTGGAGTAGTGGTGGAGGTGGAAATTGCAGTTAGAAAATGTGGAATGTTGTGAATGGCTGTTACAGTAGTGCTGGTGGTGACAGTTATAACCCTGAAAGTGAACAGGGTAGTAGTTGCCAGGAGTGACCCAGAATTAGTGGCAATCTCAAGATTGCCAGAAACAGTCATGGCGATGCTGCTATAACTACACGGATAGTGGCAAAATAGAGTAGCGGTGGCTATGCAAGTGAAAATATCACTATGGAACACAGATACACAAAGAGCAACATTGACAGCTAAAAAATGCAGAAATTGGTaattaaaatggggaaaaatacaataaatattGAGAAACGAATGTCAATATAATGcacacatgaaaaatataacAGGCAAAACATACAAGCGAATGTAAAAGAATCCATCAATTGGCACCATTTCTACATTATTTCTTGACATCTAAAGACAATAACATTCCTATATAGACTCATTTTGAAAACAGGTGGCTCCCCCAACCAGAGTCTAGGAGATCCTCTAGGTGCATGACAGAAGTGAATTAGATTGCAAGCTTGAAGGTCTCAAATTTATAGCTATTAGCCCTTCTTCAATTGTAGATTTTTTTGGATTGGATGGGATGTTGTTGAGGTCGGTGGCGCTTCTAGGCCCTTCTTCAATTGTAGATTTTTTTGGATTGGGGTGCTTTTTTGGGGTTactctttttaatatttgtttcctttatccatcaaataaaaaaaggcctcaaatttacaaaatatctGCAATATGTGAGAAAGATGATTGAAAAGTGGGATAAGCAACCTTCAGATTGATCACATAAGCTAAAGTGCACGAGCAGTCAAGGTAAGATGAAGATGCCCTGTGATGAAGGTTGTATGAAGAGGATTTGTGCTAAAAGAAGGTTGGAAGAGATTCTTCTCGGAAAGGAAGTAATATAGATGCATCCAATTGATTAATGgcaataataaaattttcccaTTGATTAGAAAATGTAAAGAGGAAAAGAAGTGACACACGATGAAGATGCTGTGTCCTTATGTCTCGTGCTATTGTGGAAAAGAACATCACTGAATCGGTTAAAAGCAATCAAATCGGCAACACCATTGCAGAGGAGAGTACTAATGATGGTGGCCGCAGTGATGGAGCTTAAATGAATATAACAACAgctaaaatattcaaaattctgGAAATCGCCAGGGCACATGTAACATCGTGTCTCTTAAAGTTAAACCCCCA includes the following:
- the LOC100253711 gene encoding uncharacterized protein LOC100253711 isoform X2, translated to MGASRKLQGEIDRVLKKVQEGVDVFDSIWNKVYDTDNANQKEKFEADLKKEIKKLQRYRDQIKTWIQSSEIKDKKALLDARKLIEREMERFKICEKETKTKAFSKEGLGQQPKTDPKEKAKSETRDWLNTVVGELESQIDSFEAEIEGLSVKKGKTRPPRLTHLETSIARHKAHIMKLELILRLLDNDELSPEQVNDVKDFLDDYVERNQEDFEEFSDVDDLYNSLPLDKVESLEDLVTIGAPGLVKGAPALSLKNSLTPTQIPATVTSPLQQSTSIQEQSEETASQDSNSEIGPRTPPAKNSVIGSSASSTPTGSHATPIPLNVSAHNLSASPAPTILPSSTSVRGVLENAGTAISSPVNVSSSAKEEEIASFPGRRSSPALVETGLVRGIGRGVPSSQPSTSVPLSSGITIPSNGGLGAVPSANDMSKRSTLGADERLGGGGMVQPLVSPLSNRMILPQTAKTNDGTGLADSSSVGEAAVIAGRVFSPSVVPGMQWRPGSSFQNQNESGQFRGRTEITLDQKEKFLQRLQQVQQQTQSTILGMPPLSGGNHKQFSAQQQNPLLQQFNSQSSSVSPQVGLGVGVQAPGLNTVTSAAIQQQPGSIHQQSNQQALLSTGPKDADVGHVKAEDQQQQQNVSDDSTMESAPSSLGKNLMNEDDLKAPYAMDTSAGVSGSLTEPSQVPRDTDLSPGQPVQSNQPSGSLGVIGRRSISDLGAIGDTLSGSAVNSGGMHDQLYNLQMLEAAFYKLPQPKDSERARNYTPRHPAVTPPSYPQVQAPIVNNPAFWERLGLDTFGTDTLFFAFYYQQNTYQQYLAAKELKKQSWRYHRKYNTWFQRHEEPKVATDEFEQGTYVYFDFHIANDDLQHGWCQRIKTEFTFEYNYLEDELIV
- the LOC100253711 gene encoding uncharacterized protein LOC100253711 isoform X1 codes for the protein MGASRKLQGEIDRVLKKVQEGVDVFDSIWNKVYDTDNANQKEKFEADLKKEIKKLQRYRDQIKTWIQSSEIKDKKVSASYEQALLDARKLIEREMERFKICEKETKTKAFSKEGLGQQPKTDPKEKAKSETRDWLNTVVGELESQIDSFEAEIEGLSVKKGKTRPPRLTHLETSIARHKAHIMKLELILRLLDNDELSPEQVNDVKDFLDDYVERNQEDFEEFSDVDDLYNSLPLDKVESLEDLVTIGAPGLVKGAPALSLKNSLTPTQIPATVTSPLQQSTSIQEQSEETASQDSNSEIGPRTPPAKNSVIGSSASSTPTGSHATPIPLNVSAHNLSASPAPTILPSSTSVRGVLENAGTAISSPVNVSSSAKEEEIASFPGRRSSPALVETGLVRGIGRGVPSSQPSTSVPLSSGITIPSNGGLGAVPSANDMSKRSTLGADERLGGGGMVQPLVSPLSNRMILPQTAKTNDGTGLADSSSVGEAAVIAGRVFSPSVVPGMQWRPGSSFQNQNESGQFRGRTEITLDQKEKFLQRLQQVQQQTQSTILGMPPLSGGNHKQFSAQQQNPLLQQFNSQSSSVSPQVGLGVGVQAPGLNTVTSAAIQQQPGSIHQQSNQQALLSTGPKDADVGHVKAEDQQQQQNVSDDSTMESAPSSLGKNLMNEDDLKAPYAMDTSAGVSGSLTEPSQVPRDTDLSPGQPVQSNQPSGSLGVIGRRSISDLGAIGDTLSGSAVNSGGMHDQLYNLQMLEAAFYKLPQPKDSERARNYTPRHPAVTPPSYPQVQAPIVNNPAFWERLGLDTFGTDTLFFAFYYQQNTYQQYLAAKELKKQSWRYHRKYNTWFQRHEEPKVATDEFEQGTYVYFDFHIANDDLQHGWCQRIKTEFTFEYNYLEDELIV